A section of the Roseivirga sp. BDSF3-8 genome encodes:
- a CDS encoding ABC transporter permease, with amino-acid sequence MMKTSVRGLLKRGKFTVINLIGIITGFTTFFLIILFVYSENLFDKYNQNFDRIYRINNEVKLNTGAIHYPTTAPGIAEILDDELTKVEETGRFYRFHTELIVQRGEEVLSEENILAADPSVFRIFTFNFIEGSPAKALSAPETIVLTRSAAKKYFNKDHDLVGQSIIFISPRGERPFLITGIVEDVPANSHINFDMLTALSSYKQNNNGTFLTSLDTDGFYTYMLASPGTSGEELKEGITSTLRKYINENNRQLLNPYPVALEQIHLHSNLRNELEANGSTMVVYLFMICAFSILVLSGMNYVNLATAQAIKRAKEVGVRKTLGAEKKNLIIQFLIESLILTFTAALVSIVAVYFLVPVFSDIMGRTMSFMYFFRFPLILVVILAALLFGLAAGAYPAFILSSYDALKSLKEKATGVSRGAKMIRYGLVTLQLFITLVLLVNNDVIFRQINYVLNKDLGFDHTDVVVVNNFANSITQKLDYFKSELQQEANINTISATSSIPGGLRPIVMVKTPAITEKENLDMALVNVDFDFLETMDIPVIEGRQFSNRNMVDSISSIIINKEAASILGLGENPVGETIMVNWGVDYEQKRVIGLVDDINFEPLNRKTEGVIYGKILPFYRYILFELNGEDNAATLARVENVWHELAPDKPFEYFYLSDILKKQYQEQEQLSNILTYFTVISILLSCLGLYSLAAFSTEQRTKEIGVRKVLGATKAQILWLVVKNFLILLAGAFILALPVSFLFSSKWLEEFVYRINIPAISFTLALLITLSVILISISYSVLLAASRNPVKSLKYE; translated from the coding sequence ATGATGAAAACCTCTGTCCGGGGTTTGCTTAAGAGAGGAAAATTTACTGTTATTAATCTCATAGGGATCATTACAGGCTTCACGACTTTCTTTCTGATCATTCTATTCGTCTATTCTGAAAATCTATTCGACAAGTACAATCAGAATTTTGACAGGATCTATCGTATCAATAATGAGGTGAAACTCAACACCGGGGCTATACATTACCCTACCACAGCTCCGGGTATAGCAGAGATACTGGATGACGAACTTACCAAAGTAGAGGAAACGGGCCGCTTTTACAGATTCCACACTGAGCTCATTGTACAGCGCGGAGAAGAAGTACTTAGCGAAGAAAACATCCTTGCCGCCGACCCTTCTGTTTTTAGAATATTTACATTTAACTTTATAGAAGGCTCCCCGGCAAAAGCCTTGTCAGCACCTGAAACCATTGTACTGACTAGGTCAGCTGCCAAAAAGTACTTTAATAAGGACCATGACCTTGTAGGGCAGTCTATTATTTTTATATCTCCGCGTGGAGAGCGCCCCTTTCTTATTACTGGTATTGTAGAAGATGTGCCGGCAAACAGTCATATCAACTTTGATATGCTGACAGCCCTCTCGAGTTACAAACAGAATAATAACGGAACCTTTCTTACCTCACTTGACACTGACGGGTTCTACACCTATATGCTTGCCTCACCAGGCACCAGCGGTGAGGAACTGAAGGAAGGAATTACCAGCACCCTCAGGAAATATATAAATGAAAACAACAGGCAGTTACTCAACCCCTACCCTGTTGCGCTTGAGCAAATCCATCTGCATTCTAATCTTCGGAATGAACTAGAGGCAAACGGCAGCACTATGGTTGTTTACCTGTTCATGATCTGTGCCTTCTCTATTCTGGTACTTTCCGGTATGAATTATGTAAACCTCGCTACAGCCCAGGCCATCAAGCGTGCCAAAGAAGTAGGAGTTAGAAAAACACTTGGTGCTGAAAAGAAAAACCTGATTATTCAGTTTCTGATAGAAAGCCTCATTCTTACCTTCACCGCAGCCCTCGTTTCTATCGTGGCTGTTTATTTTCTGGTGCCGGTCTTTAGTGATATTATGGGCCGTACCATGTCCTTTATGTATTTCTTCCGGTTTCCCCTCATACTCGTAGTTATACTTGCTGCTCTTTTATTCGGTTTGGCCGCAGGAGCATACCCTGCCTTTATTTTATCATCGTATGATGCGCTGAAGTCACTTAAAGAAAAAGCTACCGGGGTGAGCCGGGGAGCAAAAATGATCAGGTATGGACTGGTAACACTACAGCTATTCATAACACTGGTACTGCTGGTAAACAATGATGTCATCTTCCGGCAGATTAACTATGTGCTTAATAAAGACCTCGGCTTCGACCATACGGATGTAGTGGTAGTAAATAACTTCGCCAACTCTATCACACAAAAGCTGGACTATTTTAAGTCAGAGCTACAACAGGAAGCCAATATCAACACTATATCTGCCACTTCCAGCATACCCGGAGGCCTAAGGCCTATCGTAATGGTTAAGACACCTGCCATTACGGAAAAAGAAAACCTGGATATGGCCCTGGTAAACGTTGACTTTGACTTTCTTGAAACTATGGATATTCCCGTCATAGAAGGCCGTCAGTTTAGTAACCGAAATATGGTGGATAGTATCTCTTCTATAATCATAAACAAGGAAGCTGCCAGCATTCTGGGCCTTGGAGAAAACCCCGTAGGCGAAACCATAATGGTAAACTGGGGGGTAGATTATGAACAAAAAAGAGTAATTGGGCTGGTGGATGATATAAACTTCGAACCCCTTAATCGTAAAACAGAGGGTGTTATCTATGGTAAAATACTTCCCTTCTACCGATATATTCTTTTTGAGCTGAATGGTGAAGACAATGCAGCCACACTGGCACGTGTGGAAAATGTCTGGCATGAGTTAGCCCCCGACAAACCTTTTGAATACTTCTATTTGTCTGACATTTTAAAAAAGCAGTACCAGGAACAAGAGCAGTTAAGTAATATACTTACTTACTTTACGGTTATATCCATATTGCTTTCCTGCCTTGGGCTTTATAGTCTCGCAGCGTTTTCTACAGAGCAGCGGACAAAAGAAATAGGTGTCAGAAAAGTATTGGGAGCGACTAAAGCCCAGATACTTTGGCTCGTAGTTAAGAATTTTCTAATCCTGCTCGCCGGAGCCTTTATACTCGCGCTTCCTGTATCCTTTTTATTCTCCTCCAAATGGCTCGAAGAGTTTGTGTACAGGATTAACATTCCGGCCATCAGTTTTACACTCGCTTTGCTAATAACTCTTAGTGTAATATTAATTTCTATCAGTTATTCAGTACTTTTGGCAGCATCACGAAACCCTGTTAAGTCCTTAAAATACGAGTAG
- a CDS encoding penicillin-binding transpeptidase domain-containing protein: MRHSAIVNIIATIVISSTIFTCASYPDDIFTYPELEEVFRKEEVEGSFLVYDEEEDKYKAINYERCLQGFLPASTYKIMHTMIIHDAGVITEPQSVIKWDSVSRWKASWNQDLSFMSAFRESCVPCYQRMATRVGATRMRNYLDNVRYGNMVFDSSTVNNFWLEGPSRITQLEQVEFLRDLYHKELPFSKKAMDMALEFMIVKSPGEGYTMRAKAGRAMQDGNDIGWYVGILSVEGRNYYFALNIEKYGAGDYFSEQRELIAYKLLQKMEILPGNF, from the coding sequence ATGCGCCATTCAGCTATAGTTAATATTATCGCTACTATTGTTATTTCATCCACTATTTTTACCTGTGCTTCCTATCCGGATGATATTTTTACTTATCCTGAACTGGAAGAAGTCTTCCGCAAGGAAGAGGTAGAAGGCTCATTCTTAGTATATGATGAAGAGGAGGACAAATACAAAGCCATAAACTACGAGCGATGCCTGCAAGGGTTTTTGCCGGCATCTACCTATAAGATCATGCACACCATGATCATCCATGATGCAGGTGTAATAACAGAGCCTCAGTCAGTTATAAAGTGGGATAGCGTGTCACGCTGGAAAGCATCATGGAACCAGGATCTGAGCTTTATGTCCGCCTTTCGGGAGTCATGTGTCCCTTGCTACCAGAGAATGGCCACCCGGGTGGGAGCTACGCGAATGAGAAACTACCTGGATAATGTAAGGTATGGCAATATGGTGTTTGACTCTTCCACAGTGAATAACTTTTGGCTGGAAGGCCCCTCACGCATCACCCAGTTAGAGCAAGTAGAATTTTTAAGAGATCTATACCATAAAGAGCTACCTTTTAGCAAGAAAGCGATGGATATGGCACTGGAGTTTATGATAGTAAAAAGTCCTGGAGAAGGCTATACCATGAGAGCCAAAGCCGGCCGTGCCATGCAGGATGGGAATGACATTGGCTGGTATGTGGGTATACTCAGCGTGGAAGGTCGTAACTATTACTTTGCACTTAATATAGAAAAGTATGGTGCCGGCGATTACTTCAGTGAACAACGAGAGCTTATAGCATACAAACTACTACAGAAAATGGAAATACTTCCCGGAAACTTCTGA